The following coding sequences are from one Tolumonas lignilytica window:
- a CDS encoding FKBP-type peptidyl-prolyl cis-trans isomerase, which yields MSKFQTTEQQACYGIGRQIGQQLTEQSFDGFDLSAVQQGIEDAINNAPFAVSHEQIGEAFRILNEKMAAEEAARADIMKAAGAEFLVENAKRSEVKVTESGLQYEVLVPGSGKQPAASDKVRVHYHGTFTDGKVFDSSVQRGQPAEFPVGGVIAGWVEALQLMSEGAKWKLFIPHNLAYGERGAGSIPPFSTLVFEVELLNVLA from the coding sequence ATGTCTAAGTTTCAAACAACCGAACAGCAAGCTTGTTACGGTATTGGTCGTCAGATCGGTCAGCAGTTAACTGAGCAGTCTTTTGACGGTTTCGATCTGTCTGCTGTGCAGCAAGGTATTGAAGATGCAATCAACAACGCACCTTTTGCTGTTTCTCATGAACAAATTGGTGAAGCATTCCGCATCCTGAATGAAAAAATGGCAGCTGAAGAAGCAGCTCGTGCTGACATCATGAAAGCAGCGGGTGCTGAATTCTTGGTTGAGAATGCAAAACGCTCTGAAGTCAAAGTGACTGAATCAGGTCTGCAATATGAAGTGCTGGTTCCAGGCTCAGGTAAACAGCCTGCAGCATCAGACAAAGTTCGCGTGCATTACCATGGTACTTTCACTGATGGCAAGGTATTCGACAGTTCAGTTCAACGTGGTCAGCCAGCAGAGTTCCCTGTTGGTGGCGTGATTGCTGGCTGGGTTGAAGCACTGCAACTGATGTCCGAAGGCGCGAAGTGGAAATTGTTCATTCCGCACAATCTGGCCTACGGTGAGCGTGGTGCTGGTTCAATTCCGCCGTTCTCAACGCTGGTATTTGAAGTAGAATTATTGAACGTATTGGCGTAA
- the dapB gene encoding 4-hydroxy-tetrahydrodipicolinate reductase produces the protein MSVPIRIALMGCQGRMGKTLLEAIRANEQVMLGAALERSGSTVIGLDIGDLNGMGPMNVRITDDLEKVKDDFDVIIDFTRPEVTLKNLAFAVANDKKMVIGTTGFDDAGKAAIADAATKIGIVFASNFSIGVNLVFKLLEQAAKVMGDYTDIEIIEGHHRHKVDAPSGTALSMGEVVAKTLGRDLKQCAVYGREGITGERDRNTIGFATIRAGDLVGEHTVMFADIGERVEITHKASSRLTFANGAVRAANWLKDQSKGLFDMQDVLNLK, from the coding sequence ATGAGCGTTCCGATTCGTATTGCTCTGATGGGCTGTCAGGGCCGCATGGGGAAAACTTTGCTGGAAGCCATCCGTGCTAATGAACAGGTAATGCTGGGAGCAGCATTGGAGCGTTCGGGCTCAACCGTCATTGGTTTAGATATTGGCGACCTGAATGGCATGGGCCCGATGAATGTGCGCATTACTGATGACTTGGAGAAAGTTAAAGATGACTTTGATGTCATCATTGATTTTACACGTCCAGAAGTCACGCTGAAGAATCTGGCCTTTGCAGTAGCCAACGATAAGAAAATGGTTATTGGTACAACAGGGTTTGATGATGCCGGTAAAGCGGCCATTGCTGATGCAGCGACTAAGATTGGTATCGTGTTTGCGTCTAATTTTAGTATTGGTGTGAATCTGGTCTTTAAGTTGCTGGAGCAAGCGGCCAAAGTCATGGGTGATTATACCGATATCGAAATCATTGAAGGTCATCACCGCCATAAAGTCGATGCGCCATCGGGTACGGCTCTCAGCATGGGCGAAGTGGTTGCGAAAACACTAGGTCGTGATTTGAAGCAATGTGCTGTCTATGGCCGGGAAGGCATTACTGGTGAACGTGATCGTAACACCATTGGTTTTGCGACCATTCGCGCTGGCGATTTAGTGGGTGAACACACCGTAATGTTTGCCGATATTGGCGAGCGAGTTGAGATCACACACAAGGCTTCAAGTCGATTGACGTTTGCAAATGGCGCCGTAAGGGCGGCTAATTGGTTAAAAGATCAGTCTAAGGGTCTTTTTGATATGCAAGACGTATTAAATCTAAAATAA